Proteins from a genomic interval of Candidatus Rubidus massiliensis:
- a CDS encoding Peptidase family M48 — protein MFISAFTLFILTLLTSLSEPSKTNLLFSLSSETSFAISFVFYFAIVLAIIQVSKNENFTKNRSLLFTNVALCFYFIFYYQVLKADNFWYDLLPSLYSSLTSLWMYSLYFLGLFLHLYIKINYKRHRQEDYSLIFFLFPFIIPYLVVTFSIDFSFLINPNLSTYYLGFIVLGISIVSLIAFPYIIQKIWQTEPIQDPILKDKFTAICHKCQFSHGGIKNWTIMKSGYTAAIVGLVSKFRYIIFTPRILKDFSHDELEAILIHEIGHHHYRHLFYYPLIFLGLLIIFLLISLFVDDFSIPNTLQLAIYIPLIVIYVRFIYGFFSRNFERQADSYIATIGYPVDHLITALDHVGKVTGNTHNHPNWHHYSIQERINFLNAIKENPKVIEQLNYKIKFALLIYLSVLIFFLLLILWINNNNLL, from the coding sequence TTGTTTATTAGCGCTTTTACATTATTCATTTTAACTTTGTTAACAAGTTTAAGCGAACCTTCGAAAACAAATTTACTATTTTCTTTAAGTAGTGAAACATCTTTTGCCATAAGTTTCGTTTTTTATTTTGCTATTGTATTAGCTATAATTCAAGTTTCGAAAAATGAAAATTTTACTAAGAATCGATCTTTGCTTTTTACAAATGTTGCTTTATGTTTCTATTTCATTTTTTACTATCAAGTTTTAAAGGCTGATAATTTTTGGTATGACCTATTGCCTTCATTATATTCCTCTTTAACTTCCCTTTGGATGTATAGCCTTTACTTTTTAGGATTATTTCTCCATTTATATATAAAGATAAATTATAAGCGTCATAGACAAGAAGATTATTCTTTAATATTTTTTTTATTCCCCTTTATCATTCCTTACCTAGTAGTTACCTTTAGTATTGACTTTTCATTTTTAATCAATCCTAACCTATCCACCTATTATTTAGGCTTTATTGTTCTTGGCATTTCAATAGTATCTCTTATAGCTTTTCCTTATATAATCCAAAAAATTTGGCAAACAGAGCCCATACAAGATCCCATTTTAAAAGATAAATTTACTGCGATATGCCATAAATGCCAATTTTCACATGGAGGAATTAAAAATTGGACAATTATGAAAAGCGGTTATACTGCAGCCATTGTTGGACTTGTTTCAAAGTTTCGTTATATAATTTTTACCCCTAGAATATTAAAGGATTTTTCTCATGATGAGTTAGAAGCTATTCTAATCCATGAAATTGGTCATCATCATTATCGTCACCTGTTTTATTATCCATTAATTTTTTTAGGATTACTTATCATTTTTCTATTAATAAGTCTATTTGTTGATGATTTTTCTATCCCAAACACTTTACAGTTAGCTATTTACATCCCACTTATTGTCATTTATGTCCGTTTTATATATGGCTTTTTTTCAAGAAATTTTGAAAGGCAAGCTGATAGCTACATCGCAACCATTGGTTATCCGGTTGATCATCTAATAACTGCTTTAGATCACGTAGGAAAAGTAACTGGAAATACTCATAACCATCCTAATTGGCATCATTATAGCATTCAAGAAAGAATAAATTTTTTGAATGCCATTAAAGAAAATCCTAAAGTTATTGAACAATTAAATTATAAAATTAAATTTGCGCTTCTTATCTACCTATCGGTACTAATCTTTTTTTTGCTGCTTATTCTATGGATTAACAACAACAATTTGTTGTAG
- a CDS encoding Membrane dipeptidase (Peptidase family M19) has translation MKELTIFDLHCDSLLYLSKNEKRTIFDSKSRCSYNQLKNGNVSVQTFAFFDEFPTETMFKKQLGLFKKLPSKHSDFYHLNKELQKDKIGCLMAIENLSLAISSQTELVKGLEFIKQIHAENPIFYVSLTWNEENRFGGGANTTVGLKEDGKKALDLFAEIGIAIDLSHASDNLAFQIISYKYKSCPTLKILASHSNTRSICSVVRNLPDEIIKEIANCKGIIGLTAIKSFIGQNFDDLTKHLRHLINIVGIDYCAIGSDFYYNKDLSKKYRKPFSDQFHKEFTNSSHFPSVLQKWQTEIQLSDSDLYKISFQNAYRFKQLLQEI, from the coding sequence ATGAAAGAATTAACAATATTTGATTTACATTGTGATAGCTTACTATACCTTTCAAAGAATGAAAAGAGAACAATTTTTGATTCTAAGTCACGATGCTCTTATAATCAATTGAAAAATGGCAACGTTTCCGTACAAACATTTGCTTTTTTCGATGAATTCCCAACTGAAACTATGTTCAAAAAACAACTAGGGCTTTTTAAAAAGCTTCCTTCGAAACATTCCGATTTTTATCATCTAAATAAGGAATTACAAAAGGATAAAATTGGTTGCTTAATGGCCATTGAAAATTTGTCATTGGCTATCTCTAGCCAAACAGAATTAGTAAAGGGGTTAGAATTCATCAAGCAAATACATGCAGAAAATCCTATATTTTATGTGTCGTTAACTTGGAATGAAGAAAACAGATTTGGGGGAGGAGCTAATACTACAGTTGGATTAAAAGAAGATGGAAAAAAGGCCTTAGATCTATTTGCAGAAATTGGTATTGCTATTGATTTAAGTCATGCAAGTGATAACTTGGCTTTTCAAATAATCTCTTATAAGTATAAATCTTGTCCGACTTTAAAAATTTTAGCTAGTCATTCAAATACCCGTTCAATTTGCAGCGTAGTGAGGAATTTACCTGATGAAATTATTAAAGAGATTGCCAATTGTAAAGGGATAATTGGACTAACAGCTATTAAATCATTTATAGGGCAAAATTTTGATGATTTAACAAAACACTTAAGACATTTAATTAATATAGTAGGCATCGACTATTGCGCGATAGGATCTGATTTTTATTACAATAAGGATTTGTCAAAAAAATACCGAAAACCTTTTTCTGATCAATTTCATAAAGAGTTTACAAACTCCAGTCATTTTCCTTCTGTCTTGCAAAAATGGCAAACAGAAATCCAATTATCTGACTCTGATTTATATAAAATTTCTTTTCAGAATGCTTATCGTTTTAAACAATTATTACAAGAGATTTAA